In Capillimicrobium parvum, a genomic segment contains:
- a CDS encoding helix-turn-helix transcriptional regulator, translated as MSVRADQVGSLLDREGEIEQIAQLLAAGSGGGYAYVEGHAGIGKTRLLRAARSHAATQGLRVLSARGDELESAFSYGVARQLYESALTAAGAEDRRALLDGPAAHAAPAVGLTGLPHEPISPDSAFPVVHGLYWLTVNLAARDPLMLLIDDAHWADAPSLRFIDYLVGRLEDTPVTVVLAARPTERGAPARLLDRLRDHHRPQLLRPRPLSETATCALLEERFDAVPDAAFAAACHRASAGNPFLLHELADALLADRIEPTEPAAALVADLGPDTVAHSLFLRLTRLPPEAGEVVDALAVFGNAAEVRHIGAVTGLSPEAVSELADQLADANVLTAERPLRFVHPIVREAIYNEQRPAGRARLHALAAESLLADGHPAALVAPHVLMTEAAANPATVAVLREAAAAAMGQGAPDEARDYLRRALREPPADGARAGVLAELGTAEMLGDAGLAEAGAHIEAAIELTADPELRAQRAHIAARARLFRGDLPGAVRLLDEVRSTVGPDAALSLTAHQAALGLLAPPCADDAIARLEAFTGVAGDTPAQLMALAELAGSRWLDGRIGEAAGFAERAIAGGRLLAAEGPSSTALNHALRVLIDADRYDLALPALEPAIAAARAQGSVLSLSNLLCLRAVAACRRGDVLAAEDECRNMLEAVDHADLPIVLPAHYAYLALVLVERGDLGSAEAAIMTSGCGPDLPAMTYMGIVWLARARLRLAQDRPGEAWADLAELRRRDEQTGVRHLSIQWHDTAARAALALGDADGALDVADEQLERAQRWNTPSALGVALATKGLAAGGAPGAALVEEGIALLARSPARLDHARAHVDHGIMLARAGRRTAAREALQAGLDGARRCGAAALVHSAHDELTVMGARPRKLHFSGAEALTASERRVAQMAAAGRSNREIAAALFVTVRTVENHLAHAYRKLGIGSRRELPSALG; from the coding sequence ATGTCCGTCCGTGCCGACCAGGTCGGATCTCTCCTCGACCGCGAGGGCGAGATCGAGCAGATCGCGCAGCTGCTCGCCGCGGGATCCGGCGGCGGCTACGCGTACGTCGAAGGCCACGCCGGGATCGGCAAGACGAGGCTGCTGCGGGCGGCGCGGAGCCACGCCGCGACGCAGGGCCTCCGGGTGCTCAGCGCGCGCGGCGACGAGCTCGAGAGCGCCTTCAGCTACGGGGTCGCCCGCCAGCTGTACGAATCGGCGCTGACGGCCGCCGGCGCGGAGGACCGGCGGGCGCTGCTGGACGGACCGGCAGCCCATGCGGCACCCGCGGTCGGGCTGACGGGTCTGCCGCACGAGCCGATCAGCCCGGATTCGGCCTTCCCCGTCGTCCACGGGCTGTACTGGCTGACCGTCAACCTCGCGGCGCGCGATCCGCTCATGCTGCTGATCGACGACGCGCACTGGGCCGATGCGCCGTCCCTGCGCTTCATCGACTACCTCGTCGGCCGGCTCGAGGACACCCCCGTCACCGTCGTGCTCGCCGCGCGCCCCACCGAGCGGGGCGCGCCGGCCCGCCTGCTCGACCGGCTGCGCGACCATCACCGCCCACAGCTCCTGCGCCCACGCCCCCTGAGCGAGACCGCCACGTGCGCGTTGCTCGAGGAGCGCTTCGACGCGGTGCCCGATGCCGCGTTCGCCGCCGCCTGCCATCGCGCGAGCGCCGGCAACCCGTTCCTGCTGCACGAGCTCGCCGACGCGCTGCTCGCCGACCGCATCGAGCCCACCGAGCCGGCCGCGGCGCTCGTCGCCGACCTCGGGCCCGACACCGTGGCCCACTCCCTGTTCCTGCGGCTCACGCGCCTTCCACCCGAGGCCGGCGAGGTCGTCGACGCCCTCGCGGTGTTCGGCAACGCCGCCGAGGTCCGTCACATCGGTGCGGTGACCGGTCTCAGCCCCGAGGCGGTCTCCGAGCTCGCCGACCAGCTCGCGGACGCGAACGTCCTGACCGCCGAACGCCCCCTGCGGTTCGTCCATCCGATCGTCCGCGAGGCGATCTACAACGAGCAGCGGCCGGCCGGGCGCGCGCGGCTGCATGCCCTCGCGGCCGAGTCCCTCCTGGCCGATGGCCATCCCGCCGCCCTGGTCGCGCCGCACGTGCTGATGACGGAGGCCGCCGCAAATCCCGCCACGGTCGCGGTGCTGCGCGAGGCCGCCGCCGCCGCGATGGGCCAGGGCGCCCCGGACGAGGCCCGCGACTACCTGCGCCGGGCGCTGCGCGAGCCGCCCGCCGACGGTGCGCGCGCCGGCGTCCTGGCCGAGCTGGGCACCGCCGAGATGCTCGGCGACGCCGGCCTGGCCGAGGCCGGCGCGCACATCGAAGCCGCGATCGAGCTGACCGCGGATCCCGAGCTGCGTGCCCAGCGCGCGCACATCGCCGCCCGGGCGCGTCTGTTCCGCGGCGATCTGCCGGGTGCCGTCCGGCTGCTCGACGAGGTCCGCTCCACGGTCGGGCCCGACGCCGCCCTGTCGCTCACCGCCCACCAGGCGGCGCTCGGCCTGCTGGCGCCGCCGTGCGCCGACGACGCCATCGCCCGGCTCGAGGCCTTCACCGGCGTGGCCGGCGACACGCCCGCGCAGCTGATGGCCCTCGCCGAGCTGGCGGGATCGCGCTGGCTGGACGGCCGGATCGGCGAGGCCGCCGGCTTCGCGGAGCGGGCGATCGCCGGCGGGCGGCTGCTCGCCGCCGAGGGACCGTCCTCGACCGCGCTCAACCACGCGCTGCGCGTCCTCATCGACGCGGACCGCTACGACCTCGCGCTCCCCGCGCTCGAGCCCGCCATCGCCGCCGCCCGCGCGCAGGGCTCCGTGCTCAGCCTGTCGAACCTGCTGTGCCTGCGCGCGGTCGCGGCGTGCCGCCGCGGCGACGTCCTGGCGGCCGAGGACGAGTGCCGCAACATGCTCGAGGCGGTCGATCATGCCGACCTCCCCATCGTCCTGCCGGCCCACTACGCCTACCTCGCGCTCGTGCTCGTGGAGCGCGGCGACCTCGGCTCCGCGGAGGCGGCGATCATGACCAGCGGCTGCGGGCCGGACCTCCCCGCGATGACGTACATGGGCATCGTCTGGCTCGCCCGCGCGCGGCTGCGCCTCGCGCAGGACCGGCCCGGCGAGGCGTGGGCCGACCTCGCCGAGCTGCGCCGGCGCGACGAGCAGACCGGCGTCCGGCACCTCAGCATCCAGTGGCACGACACCGCGGCCCGCGCCGCGCTCGCCCTCGGCGACGCGGACGGGGCGCTCGATGTGGCGGACGAGCAGCTCGAACGCGCACAGCGCTGGAACACGCCGTCGGCGCTCGGAGTGGCGCTCGCGACGAAGGGCCTGGCCGCCGGGGGTGCGCCGGGGGCGGCCCTGGTCGAGGAGGGGATCGCACTGCTGGCCCGCAGCCCGGCCCGCCTCGACCACGCGCGGGCGCACGTCGACCACGGCATCATGCTCGCGCGCGCGGGCCGGCGCACCGCCGCCCGCGAGGCGCTGCAGGCGGGCCTCGACGGCGCCCGCCGCTGCGGCGCGGCGGCCCTGGTCCATAGCGCCCACGACGAGCTCACGGTCATGGGCGCCCGGCCGCGCAAGCTGCACTTCAGCGGCGCGGAGGCGCTGACCGCGTCGGAGCGCCGCGTGGCGCAGATGGCGGCCGCCGGGCGCTCGAACCGCGAGATCGCGGCCGCGCTGTTCGTCACGGTCCGGACGGTCGAGAACCACCTCGCGCACGCCTACCGCAAGCTCGGGATCGGGTCGCGCCGCGAGCTGCCGTCAGCCCTCGGCTGA
- a CDS encoding flavin-containing monooxygenase — protein MTSSLPRCAIIGAGSSGIAAAKALNAHGLDVTVFEASDRVGGNWVFGNSNGMSSAYRGLHINTSRERMEFRDFPMPKSYPDYPHHTHIAEYFDAYVDHFGFRDRIRFRTTVERAERGVGGGWTLTLDDGAVERFDALLVANGHHWDPRWPEPAFPGSDVFAGTQMHAHFYRDEEVLRDKDVVVLGMGNSAMDIAVESSYVARSTYLAARRGAWIVPKYAFGRPIDQLPNDPRIPFAIRRAIMEKILVAQTGPPERYGLPKPDHRFGAAHPTVSGRILDRIGHGTVVPKPNIARLDGDRVVFTDGTSVHADVVVYCTGYKITFPFFDEDLICAPDNRIELFRRVFHPDLDDVFFVGLLQPLGAIMPLAAAQGEWIADHLRGEYDLPARAEVRADIRRDVDAMGRRYVSSKRHTIQVDFEEYLRDLDRERRAGAERARARGFPLPVPARAVSGAAAG, from the coding sequence ATGACCTCAAGCCTGCCGCGCTGCGCCATCATCGGCGCGGGCTCATCGGGCATCGCCGCCGCCAAGGCGCTGAACGCCCACGGCCTCGACGTGACCGTGTTCGAGGCGTCCGACCGCGTCGGCGGCAACTGGGTGTTCGGGAACAGCAACGGGATGTCGTCGGCGTACCGCGGCCTGCACATCAACACCTCGCGCGAGCGCATGGAGTTCCGCGACTTCCCGATGCCGAAGTCGTATCCGGACTACCCGCACCACACGCACATCGCCGAGTACTTCGACGCGTACGTCGACCACTTCGGCTTCCGCGACCGCATCCGCTTTCGCACGACGGTGGAGCGGGCCGAGCGCGGCGTTGGCGGCGGCTGGACGCTGACGCTCGACGACGGCGCCGTCGAGCGCTTCGACGCGCTGCTCGTCGCCAACGGCCACCACTGGGACCCGCGCTGGCCCGAGCCCGCCTTCCCCGGCTCGGACGTCTTCGCGGGGACCCAGATGCACGCGCACTTCTACCGCGACGAGGAGGTCCTGCGCGACAAGGACGTCGTGGTGCTCGGGATGGGCAACAGCGCGATGGACATCGCGGTCGAGTCGAGCTACGTCGCCCGCTCCACGTACCTGGCGGCGCGGCGCGGCGCGTGGATCGTGCCGAAGTACGCGTTCGGCCGGCCCATCGACCAGTTGCCCAACGATCCCCGCATCCCGTTCGCCATCCGTCGGGCGATCATGGAGAAGATCCTGGTCGCGCAGACCGGGCCGCCCGAGCGCTACGGGCTGCCGAAGCCCGACCACCGCTTCGGCGCGGCGCACCCGACCGTCTCGGGCCGCATCCTCGACCGCATCGGTCACGGGACCGTCGTGCCGAAGCCGAACATCGCGCGCCTCGACGGCGACCGCGTCGTCTTCACCGACGGCACCTCCGTCCACGCGGACGTCGTCGTGTACTGCACCGGCTACAAGATCACGTTCCCGTTCTTCGACGAGGACCTCATCTGCGCGCCCGACAACCGGATCGAGCTGTTCCGCCGCGTGTTCCATCCCGACCTCGACGACGTGTTCTTCGTCGGGCTGCTGCAGCCGCTCGGCGCGATCATGCCGCTGGCGGCGGCGCAGGGCGAGTGGATCGCCGACCACCTGCGCGGCGAGTACGACCTGCCGGCTCGGGCCGAGGTGCGCGCGGACATCCGCCGGGACGTCGACGCGATGGGGCGCCGGTACGTGAGCTCCAAGCGCCACACGATCCAGGTGGACTTCGAGGAGTACCTGCGCGACCTGGATCGCGAGCGGCGCGCGGGAGCCGAACGGGCGCGGGCGCGCGGGTTCCCGCTGCCGGTCCCCGCCCGCGCCGTCTCGGGAGCGGCCGCGGGATGA
- a CDS encoding fibronectin type III domain-containing protein, whose amino-acid sequence MSVPTMAKVAVAGLLGALALAGTAQADSISFMRGGDVWVSSPDGTRQVQLTHDGGYSYQSQADNGDIIALRGRRLRLIGRDGAIKADFSTPVSGERTDNTSSYFLGPFKPEISPDGTKVAYEYRYFEITNHPGCVPEGTPNCQDVRQSTGIGYTYSDRMTGWDEPGLGRQSGWTDPSWIGNNTVLISDKSVQLNLDAMIDHPGDGNQTLQGWFLDENAWYVRDGEVARSGDKVAFVTTRPKGPNEDLDIDDQVTLYKMNGPAPALPTPCYSYGNPAGAYDSPSFSPTGAKIAFEDTGDQTTPHRILAGNVPNMTNGCSLPSAGASQILNDARQPDWGPANVPDPPHVDQPVVTTGAASAISATGAKVDGTVDPEGALTAYRFEYGKTTAYGSTTADQDAGSGQDPVGASASLSGLSPSTVYHYRLVATNAAGTSRGPDKTFTTARAVKPDAATAGAIDVTASAATIKGTINPKGSPTTWRFQYGLTDAYGTATPSQDGGAGTANVAVTAALAKLKPGTPYHYRVIAINPRGTAVGIDRTFTTSPAVAPVVTTGAASDITRTGARLTGTVNPKGLATTYTFEYGPTTAYGTKATAQSAGTGATAVAASADLSNLTAGTVYHYRISATNSAGTSVGIDRTFTTSPPPAAPAAVTGSAAYVSQTYAQLNGTVNPQGTPTTYLYEYGTTTALGSKTDEKDAGSGTTAINRVAELNALTPNTTYYYRLVAKSSAGTTVGATKSLKTLDTTGPLATTGAASAITRSSATLAGTINPRGELTSYRFEYGLTTTYGQVTPDGFLFGGTTKVTVSDALTGLQPGRTYHYRLVAEGESSTSTGADMTFTTPA is encoded by the coding sequence ATGTCCGTTCCGACGATGGCGAAGGTGGCCGTGGCGGGGCTCCTGGGGGCGCTCGCCCTGGCCGGCACCGCGCAGGCCGATTCGATCTCGTTCATGCGCGGCGGCGACGTCTGGGTCTCCTCGCCGGACGGCACCCGCCAGGTGCAGCTCACCCACGACGGCGGCTACAGCTACCAGTCGCAGGCCGACAACGGCGACATCATCGCGCTGCGCGGCCGGCGCCTGCGGCTCATCGGCCGCGACGGGGCCATCAAGGCCGACTTCAGCACCCCCGTCTCGGGCGAGCGGACCGACAACACCTCCTCCTACTTCCTCGGGCCGTTCAAGCCGGAGATCTCGCCCGACGGCACCAAGGTCGCCTACGAGTACCGCTACTTCGAGATCACCAACCACCCGGGCTGCGTCCCCGAGGGCACGCCGAACTGCCAGGACGTGCGCCAGTCCACCGGCATCGGCTACACGTACTCCGACCGGATGACCGGCTGGGACGAGCCGGGGCTCGGCCGCCAGTCCGGCTGGACCGACCCGTCGTGGATCGGCAACAACACCGTGCTGATCTCCGACAAGAGCGTGCAGCTCAACCTCGACGCGATGATCGACCACCCGGGCGACGGCAACCAGACGCTCCAGGGCTGGTTCCTCGACGAGAACGCCTGGTACGTCCGCGACGGCGAGGTCGCGCGCTCCGGCGACAAGGTCGCGTTCGTCACGACGCGTCCGAAGGGCCCGAACGAGGACCTCGACATCGACGACCAGGTCACGCTCTACAAAATGAACGGCCCGGCGCCGGCGCTGCCGACCCCGTGCTACTCGTACGGCAACCCCGCCGGCGCGTACGACAGCCCGAGCTTCTCGCCGACCGGCGCGAAGATCGCGTTCGAGGACACGGGCGACCAGACCACGCCGCACCGCATCCTGGCCGGCAACGTGCCGAACATGACCAACGGCTGCTCGCTGCCGTCCGCGGGCGCGTCGCAGATCCTCAACGACGCCCGCCAGCCCGACTGGGGCCCGGCGAACGTGCCGGACCCGCCCCACGTCGACCAGCCGGTCGTGACGACGGGCGCCGCGAGCGCGATCAGCGCCACGGGCGCCAAGGTCGACGGCACGGTCGACCCGGAGGGCGCGCTGACGGCGTACCGCTTCGAGTACGGCAAGACGACCGCCTACGGCTCCACCACGGCCGACCAGGATGCCGGCTCCGGCCAGGACCCGGTCGGCGCCTCGGCGAGCCTGTCCGGACTGTCGCCCAGCACGGTCTATCACTACCGCCTGGTGGCGACGAACGCCGCCGGGACGAGCCGCGGCCCGGACAAGACGTTCACGACGGCGCGCGCCGTCAAGCCGGACGCCGCGACCGCGGGCGCCATCGACGTCACGGCGAGCGCGGCCACGATCAAGGGCACGATCAACCCGAAGGGCTCCCCCACCACGTGGCGGTTCCAGTACGGGCTGACCGATGCCTACGGCACCGCGACCCCGTCCCAGGACGGCGGCGCGGGCACCGCGAACGTCGCCGTGACGGCGGCCCTGGCCAAGCTCAAGCCGGGCACGCCGTACCACTACCGCGTCATCGCGATCAACCCGCGGGGCACGGCGGTCGGCATCGACAGGACGTTCACCACGTCGCCGGCGGTCGCGCCCGTCGTGACGACCGGGGCGGCGAGCGACATCACCCGGACGGGCGCGCGCCTGACCGGCACGGTCAACCCGAAGGGCCTGGCCACGACGTACACGTTCGAGTACGGCCCGACCACGGCGTACGGCACGAAGGCGACCGCCCAGAGCGCCGGGACGGGCGCCACCGCGGTCGCCGCGTCGGCGGACCTGTCGAACCTGACGGCCGGGACCGTCTACCACTACCGGATCAGCGCGACCAACAGCGCGGGGACGTCGGTCGGCATCGACCGGACGTTCACGACCTCGCCCCCGCCGGCCGCACCGGCCGCGGTGACGGGGAGCGCCGCCTACGTCTCGCAGACGTACGCCCAGCTGAACGGCACGGTCAACCCGCAGGGCACGCCGACCACGTACCTGTACGAGTACGGCACGACGACCGCGCTCGGCTCGAAGACCGACGAGAAGGACGCCGGATCGGGCACGACCGCGATCAACCGGGTGGCGGAGCTCAACGCGCTGACGCCCAACACGACCTACTACTACCGGCTCGTGGCGAAGAGCAGCGCGGGCACCACGGTGGGCGCGACGAAGTCGCTGAAGACACTCGACACCACCGGCCCTCTGGCGACCACCGGCGCGGCGAGCGCGATCACCCGCAGCTCGGCCACGCTGGCCGGGACGATCAACCCGCGGGGCGAGCTCACGAGCTACCGGTTCGAGTACGGCCTGACGACGACCTACGGGCAGGTCACGCCGGACGGGTTCCTCTTCGGGGGGACGACGAAGGTCACCGTGTCGGACGCGCTGACCGGCCTGCAGCCGGGCAGGACGTACCACTACCGGCTGGTCGCCGAGGGCGAGTCGAGCACCTCGACCGGCGCCGACATGACGTTCACCACCCCCGCCTGA
- a CDS encoding universal stress protein, with amino-acid sequence MRPRHPRDVLVGYDGSDNARLALQEAIFIAQTSNARMTVVSVVPDVAATINAVWLAGGDPAQLSREMRIEVAATLEEAIEQIPEDVPVTKVLGQGHAGPVLVEQIDRIGCDLVVVGTRGRGAMRALLLGSVTEYLVRHSSVPVVVVPPPERLRDDLA; translated from the coding sequence ATGCGGCCCCGCCACCCCCGGGACGTCCTCGTCGGCTACGACGGATCCGACAACGCCCGGCTCGCCCTGCAGGAGGCGATCTTCATCGCCCAGACGTCCAACGCGCGCATGACCGTCGTCAGCGTCGTCCCCGACGTGGCGGCGACGATCAACGCGGTCTGGCTGGCCGGCGGCGACCCCGCGCAGCTGTCGCGCGAGATGCGCATCGAGGTCGCGGCCACGCTGGAGGAGGCCATCGAGCAGATCCCCGAGGACGTGCCGGTGACGAAGGTCCTCGGGCAGGGCCACGCCGGTCCCGTGCTCGTCGAGCAGATCGACCGGATCGGCTGCGACCTCGTGGTCGTCGGTACACGCGGCCGCGGCGCCATGCGCGCGCTGCTGCTGGGCAGCGTCACCGAGTACCTCGTGCGCCACAGCTCCGTGCCCGTCGTCGTCGTGCCGCCGCCCGAGCGGCTACGCGACGACCTCGCCTAG
- a CDS encoding TetR/AcrR family transcriptional regulator has translation MSGAVASGKRERTKQANRAAILDAARGAFVELGYGATTVRDIVRRTELASGTFYNYFPDKEAVFRALVDETAREAAARTHRARRSGATLEEFLALGFRAYFELLLADRATFELVRRNAGTVRAMFDEPAIGAGIDLLADDLQAAVDAGLVPEHDARMMASAMVGATFEIGVRMLEHDPPDVERAVDFCTRLFGGGLGQLGGDSV, from the coding sequence ATGAGCGGCGCCGTCGCGTCGGGCAAGCGCGAGCGCACGAAGCAGGCCAACCGCGCGGCGATCCTGGACGCCGCGCGCGGCGCGTTCGTCGAGCTCGGCTACGGCGCCACGACGGTGCGCGACATCGTTCGTCGCACCGAGCTCGCCAGCGGCACCTTCTACAACTACTTCCCCGACAAGGAGGCCGTCTTCCGCGCCCTCGTCGACGAGACCGCCCGCGAGGCGGCCGCGCGCACCCACCGCGCCCGCCGCAGCGGCGCCACGCTCGAGGAGTTCCTCGCCCTGGGCTTCCGCGCGTACTTCGAGCTGCTGCTCGCCGACCGCGCGACGTTCGAGCTGGTCCGCCGCAACGCCGGCACGGTGCGGGCGATGTTCGACGAGCCGGCGATCGGCGCCGGCATCGACCTGCTGGCCGACGACCTGCAGGCGGCGGTCGACGCGGGCCTCGTGCCCGAGCACGACGCGCGGATGATGGCGTCGGCGATGGTGGGGGCGACGTTCGAGATCGGCGTGCGCATGCTCGAGCACGACCCCCCCGACGTGGAGCGTGCAGTGGACTTCTGTACGAGGCTCTTCGGCGGCGGGCTGGGCCAACTCGGCGGCGACAGCGTCTAG
- a CDS encoding protein kinase domain-containing protein: protein MADRWLPRPVGSSYEILDEISSGAMGAVYRARDERTGREVALKRLLDPRHRARFEIEAQLLERLSHPRVVRVLESFSAGADRYLVMELLDGPTLADVLHEEGRPGLALDDVVAWMGQVCEALQYVHDEHLVHRDVKPPNVVLGEDGAVLVDFGIARDLDRAGTATAGIGTPRYVAPEVLAGAAPSPRSDVFGAAATMWTLITGAAPVYGTQPDDLVDGLPAGLATALRAGLELDPARRVQTAAAFARSIDAPFRSGGGAPLALSAAASSRPRSLLEELVKATAGVFDAAAASIALVDETTRALRYEAAWGAGAERIVGVRLAPGEGIAGAVALSGAPVAIAECRSHPQFAAAVAEGTGYVPHTMIAVPLRAGPRILGVLGILDRRDGRPFDAADAARAEHLAVLALAALDERAPGTAATGAPPPLADEQPA from the coding sequence GTGGCGGATCGATGGCTCCCACGGCCGGTGGGCTCGTCCTACGAGATCCTCGACGAGATCTCCAGCGGCGCCATGGGCGCGGTGTACCGGGCCCGCGACGAGCGCACGGGCCGCGAGGTCGCGCTCAAGCGCCTGCTGGACCCGCGCCATCGCGCGCGCTTCGAGATCGAGGCCCAGCTGCTCGAGCGGCTCAGCCACCCGCGGGTCGTGCGGGTGCTCGAGTCGTTCTCCGCGGGCGCGGACCGCTACCTCGTCATGGAGCTCCTCGACGGGCCGACACTCGCCGACGTCCTGCACGAGGAGGGCCGGCCCGGGCTGGCCCTCGACGACGTGGTGGCGTGGATGGGGCAGGTGTGCGAGGCGCTGCAGTACGTGCACGACGAGCACCTCGTGCACCGCGACGTCAAGCCGCCGAACGTCGTGCTCGGCGAGGACGGCGCGGTGCTCGTGGACTTCGGCATTGCCCGGGACCTCGACCGCGCCGGCACCGCGACCGCGGGCATCGGCACGCCCCGCTACGTCGCGCCCGAGGTCCTCGCCGGCGCCGCGCCCTCGCCGCGCAGCGACGTCTTCGGCGCCGCGGCGACGATGTGGACGCTGATCACCGGCGCCGCGCCGGTGTACGGCACGCAGCCCGACGACCTCGTCGACGGGCTCCCCGCGGGGCTGGCCACGGCGCTGCGCGCCGGGCTCGAGCTCGACCCGGCCCGGCGGGTGCAGACCGCCGCGGCGTTCGCCCGCTCGATCGACGCGCCGTTCCGGAGCGGGGGAGGAGCGCCGCTCGCCCTCAGCGCGGCGGCATCCAGCCGGCCGCGCTCGCTGCTCGAGGAGCTCGTCAAGGCGACGGCCGGCGTCTTCGACGCCGCGGCCGCGTCGATCGCGCTCGTCGACGAGACGACCCGCGCGCTGCGCTACGAGGCGGCCTGGGGCGCCGGGGCGGAGCGCATCGTCGGCGTGCGCCTCGCGCCGGGGGAGGGCATCGCCGGGGCCGTCGCGCTGAGCGGGGCGCCGGTGGCGATCGCCGAGTGCCGCTCGCACCCGCAGTTCGCCGCGGCGGTGGCCGAGGGGACGGGCTACGTGCCGCACACGATGATCGCCGTGCCGCTGCGCGCGGGACCGCGCATCCTCGGCGTGCTCGGCATCCTCGACCGCCGCGACGGCCGCCCGTTCGACGCGGCCGACGCGGCGCGGGCGGAGCATCTTGCCGTGCTGGCGCTCGCTGCGCTCGACGAGCGGGCGCCGGGCACCGCGGCCACCGGCGCGCCTCCCCCGCTCGCCGACGAGCAGCCGGCGTGA
- a CDS encoding ADDT family thymidine hypermodification transferase, protein MRVRHLARAAEDGYSSPLVPGLRATADAQALADEIGSATGRLAELAVAPPGLYAEAGSAPDRDEGIWLALQVTLIGPLDEAGDPFAALREAVVPWAGGAVPAAETIAAGPRSPFSDPAAAARGVAALRAWLERQGSPAAAIDGDAAWTPSRRFARLYERLGTVSGIGRSRYDGLAVLGRLGLADVEADSLHAGDRDDASLAAKRVFGIGDPLLLDRRAGDLADAAGVPVAALDLALANHGRPAGRPRITMGASPGAADEDARERAAEALGVD, encoded by the coding sequence ATGCGCGTGCGCCATCTCGCCCGCGCCGCGGAGGACGGCTACTCGTCGCCGCTCGTCCCGGGCCTGAGGGCGACCGCCGACGCCCAGGCGCTGGCCGATGAGATCGGCTCCGCCACCGGCCGCCTCGCCGAGCTGGCCGTTGCGCCGCCCGGCCTCTACGCCGAGGCGGGCAGCGCGCCCGATCGCGACGAGGGCATCTGGCTCGCGCTGCAGGTCACGCTGATCGGGCCGCTCGACGAGGCGGGCGACCCGTTCGCCGCGTTGCGCGAGGCGGTCGTGCCCTGGGCCGGGGGCGCCGTCCCCGCTGCCGAGACGATCGCGGCCGGGCCCCGCTCCCCGTTCTCCGATCCCGCCGCCGCGGCCCGCGGGGTCGCGGCGCTGCGCGCCTGGCTCGAGCGCCAGGGCTCGCCTGCCGCGGCGATCGACGGCGACGCCGCATGGACGCCCTCCCGGCGCTTCGCGCGTCTGTACGAGCGGCTCGGGACGGTCTCCGGCATCGGCCGCTCGCGCTACGACGGCCTGGCGGTCCTCGGCCGGCTCGGGCTGGCCGACGTCGAGGCCGACTCGCTGCACGCCGGCGACCGCGACGACGCGAGCCTCGCGGCCAAGCGCGTCTTCGGCATCGGCGATCCGCTGCTGCTCGATCGCCGCGCGGGCGACCTGGCCGACGCCGCCGGCGTCCCCGTGGCCGCGCTCGACCTCGCGCTGGCCAACCACGGCCGGCCCGCGGGACGCCCGCGCATCACGATGGGCGCGAGCCCCGGCGCCGCCGACGAGGACGCGCGCGAGCGCGCCGCCGAGGCGCTCGGCGTCGACTGA